The sequence below is a genomic window from Candidatus Terasakiella magnetica.
TGCAGAGCTCTTCGCTCATGTCATCTTGCTTATGGCATGGACAGTTCGGCCCATGCTGAGAAGATTTCTTGCCATCCAGTTGTGCACGTAGATAGGCCACAATAAAAGCACGGATTGCCGACGTCCTGTTGGAACGCGGTTTATAATCAGAAATCCACGTACATAATGTATGTAAATTGGTATGTTCTTCTTCACAAATATGGTCAAGTGCCGACCACATTTCCGGTTCTAGACGGAAGCTTGTACGTTGTCCTGAAATGACCACGTTGCGGCTCACCAATGATAAAGTCATCACTACCCCAGAGTTAATATATATATATATATATATACAGCCATCAATACCCCTATTGATCTCGCAATTGGCTGTATTTTTTAACTTTAAGGTGAAATGTGACCTATGTCAATTCCCTTACATACAATGTGCTTATTTTTAAATTACACCACCTGCATACAGTAGTATTTATTCGGTGTTTTTATACTCATTTGGGGTAAGTGTTTTAAGGGCCAATGCATGGACTCGACCCTGCATTTCATCGGCTAAAACATCATAAACCATGCGCTGACGTTGAACACGCGAAACATTCTCAAACGCACTTGAAACGATTAGAAGTTGGAAATGGCTTTCACCTTGTGGGTTTGCACCCGCATGACCTGCATGACGAAACGATTCGTCTTCAAGCTTTAAAAACTGGGGCTTAAGCGCCTTTTTTAGTTTTTCTTCCATTTTTTCAGCAACGGACATTTAGTTTTCCTTTTTAGTAAAATTGTTGATTTCCAACGCCTTATAGTTGAAGCTCTTTCTCAACTTAGAGATTAAGAAATGTAAGGCTTGATAACTTTTTTGCAATACTATACTAAGGGAGTATAACAAAAGAATAGTTTTGAGGGCATTTTCATGACTCTAAAAACGGAGTCACTAATTTCTAAGTGGGAGCTATAAGCCGATGTCGGATATAGTAAACAAAAAACGAGCCGATGATGTAGACCGTTTTGTCGGCGAAAAAATCCGTGAACGCCGCATTATGCTTGGCCTGACGCAACAAGAGCTTGCAAAAGGAATCGGTGTGACTTACCAGCAGGCGCATAAGTACGAGCAAGGTGTAAACCGTGTTTCAGCAGGTCGCTTGTTTGAAATTGCCCGTATGCTCAATACACCCGTTGAGTTTTTCTTTGACGGTGTTGGTGGTGAAACGCAGCGCGAAACCAACCCGCGCGAACGTATGGGGCTGGAGCTTTCGCGCCATTTCTCTATGATTCGCAACGAAAAATACCAAGAAGCGATTTCCAGCCTGGCGCGTGCGCTGGCGGACGAAAAATAATCATTTTTTGAGACTTCTTAAAAAATCCGGTGAGTGAGAACTTTCACCGGATTTTTTTTGTGCCTTTTTCATTGCTGCCTCCCTTGCTATAAACAGGCAACTTTCCCATATGAGCCATGGGTGATTTTAATATTTGGGTTTTAAGTCGTGAACTTTAAAAGTGATCTTCGCTTCAATAGCCGTTTCTGGGAAGAGCCAGAAAACGAGATTGACCCGGACACGCCAAAATGTGCGTGGCCCGATTGCGAGGACTATGGCGAGTTTAAAGCCCCAAAATCGCGCGATACTTTGCGCAATTACCATCACTTCTGCCTTGATCATGTGCGTGAATATAATAAACGCTGGAATTACTATGAAGGTATGAACACAGCCGATATTGAACGCGACATGCGCAAAGATTACACATGGGATCGCCCAAGCTGGAATTTTGGCACCTTTAAAAACGGGCGCGGTGCAGGCGGGGCTGGCTTTAAGGATGATTTTGGCTTTTTCAACCAAGATGGCAGCTTTAAAAATGAGCCCGAAGATGACATTGCCCAATATGAATGGGAAGAGCGCAAAGCCTTTGCCTTGCTCGACCTGAAGCCCCCTGTGAGCCAAGATGAGTTAAAGGCGCGCTATAAGGTTTTGGTAAAGAAATATCACCCTGATGCCAATAATGGGGATAAAGACGCAGAAGAACGCTTCAAAATCATCAGCCAAGCCTATACATTGCTTAAAAACGTAATTATCGATTAATCCGAAAGAACTGACTTATGACTGACGTTACTGGCACACAAGCCTTTCCTTTGACGCAACCTGATACAACAGTGGATGTGCGCAAGACATTCGGTATTGATATCGATATGGACGTTCCGGCCTTTTCTGAAGGAAATGAATATGTGCCTGATCTGGACGAAACCTATCGCTTTGATAAAGAAACCACCTTGGCGATTTTAGCAGGCTTTGCCCATAACCGTCGTGTGATGGTGCAAGGCTATCACGGTACAGGGAAATCGTCTCATATTGAACAGGTGGCAGCGCGCCTAAACTGGCCCTGTGTGCGCATCAACCTTGATAGCCATATCAGCCGAATTGATCTGGTGGGTAAAGACGCCATTGTGCTTAAAGATGGCAAGCAGGTGACAGAGTTTCGTGAAGGCATCCTGCCTTGGGCCTTGCAACACCCTTGCGCCCTTGTATTTGATGAATATGATGCAGGTCGCCCCGATGTGATGTTTGTGATCCAGCGTATTTTGGAAGTTGAAGGTAAGCTGACCTTGCTTGACCAAAACCGTGTTATTCGCCCCCATGACCATTTCCGCATGTTTGCCACAGCCAATACCATTGGCCTTGGTGATACAACGGGCCTTTATCATGGCACGCAACAGATCAACCAAGGCCAGATGGACCGTTGGTCTATGGTACAGACGCTTAATTATCTGCCCCATGATGAGGAATGCGAAATCGTTTTGGCAAAATTGCCGGAGCTTGATAATGAAGAAGGGCGCAAAAACGTCAGTGCCATGGTGGAACTTGCCGATCTGACCCGTCAAAGCTTTATCAATGGCGATATCTCCACCGTCATGTCCCCACGAACAGTGATTACATGGGCAGAAAATGCCAAGATTTTTGGGGGCGATATGGGCTATTCCTTCCGCGTGACCTTCTTAAATAAATGTGACGAGATGGAACGCCCCGTAGTGGCAGAGTTTTATCAACGCTGTTTTGATGAAGACTTGCCTTTAAGTGCGGCGCGCGTGGCGCTGAGCTAAGCTGATGCAAGAAGAGATACGCGATCTTTTAAAACGGGTAACGACCGCAACGGTGCGCTCTTTTTCAGGGGAGCCGGAGTTGATGGTGAATTATTCACCCGCTGCGGCCACGGTTTCAAAAACAGCCGTGCGCTTGCCCCTGCCATCGCG
It includes:
- a CDS encoding ribbon-helix-helix domain-containing protein, translated to MTLSLVSRNVVISGQRTSFRLEPEMWSALDHICEEEHTNLHTLCTWISDYKPRSNRTSAIRAFIVAYLRAQLDGKKSSQHGPNCPCHKQDDMSEELCTILTH
- a CDS encoding BolA family protein: MSVAEKMEEKLKKALKPQFLKLEDESFRHAGHAGANPQGESHFQLLIVSSAFENVSRVQRQRMVYDVLADEMQGRVHALALKTLTPNEYKNTE
- a CDS encoding helix-turn-helix domain-containing protein, encoding MSDIVNKKRADDVDRFVGEKIRERRIMLGLTQQELAKGIGVTYQQAHKYEQGVNRVSAGRLFEIARMLNTPVEFFFDGVGGETQRETNPRERMGLELSRHFSMIRNEKYQEAISSLARALADEK
- a CDS encoding J domain-containing protein; the protein is MNFKSDLRFNSRFWEEPENEIDPDTPKCAWPDCEDYGEFKAPKSRDTLRNYHHFCLDHVREYNKRWNYYEGMNTADIERDMRKDYTWDRPSWNFGTFKNGRGAGGAGFKDDFGFFNQDGSFKNEPEDDIAQYEWEERKAFALLDLKPPVSQDELKARYKVLVKKYHPDANNGDKDAEERFKIISQAYTLLKNVIID
- the cobS gene encoding cobaltochelatase subunit CobS, with the translated sequence MTDVTGTQAFPLTQPDTTVDVRKTFGIDIDMDVPAFSEGNEYVPDLDETYRFDKETTLAILAGFAHNRRVMVQGYHGTGKSSHIEQVAARLNWPCVRINLDSHISRIDLVGKDAIVLKDGKQVTEFREGILPWALQHPCALVFDEYDAGRPDVMFVIQRILEVEGKLTLLDQNRVIRPHDHFRMFATANTIGLGDTTGLYHGTQQINQGQMDRWSMVQTLNYLPHDEECEIVLAKLPELDNEEGRKNVSAMVELADLTRQSFINGDISTVMSPRTVITWAENAKIFGGDMGYSFRVTFLNKCDEMERPVVAEFYQRCFDEDLPLSAARVALS